The Euphorbia lathyris chromosome 3, ddEupLath1.1, whole genome shotgun sequence genome contains a region encoding:
- the LOC136222950 gene encoding rust resistance kinase Lr10-like, protein MGQMVEYFSCFLLFISFTTSVHGLYMNDCNSSRCGSNGPLVRFPFRIQGKQPDHCGYPQHWFLLSCSENNDTVLQLTPSWKLSIKKINYKSQVISAYDSEDCLPRRLLNFNLSVSPFLFNSGYNQEYTLFNCSSENEDHNGQIPCLSGLHYAVYAIYSDADIGYQNLLSCTKIHDISSDNYLYQQQNILELHWSDPNCRLCETKGKYCRLQSNSTGSRTECYAMLKRGSSTKLITTGATLGSILLVGAVVMVLRMYSSNKTDREYQSKIDKLLDDYKSFKPSRFSFADIKRMTNQFKDELGRGAYGTVYKGKLSDEIMVAVKVLTNSKGNGEEFVNEVGTIGRIHHVNVVRLFGFCADGFRRALVYEYLPNDSLQKFISTSHTKSHFLGWGRLKHISLGIAKGIDYLHQGCDQRILHFDIKPQNILLDHDFNPKVSDFGLAKLCGKDQSAVSMTTAKGTIGYMAPEVFSRNFGNVSYKSDVYSFGMLVLEMVGGRKIGEETMGNDEEIYYPEWMYNLLEVGEDLRLEIEEDGDTQIAKILAIVGLWCIQWNPMERPSMKTVVQILEGEGDNLPVPPNPFTSAVSARKNAKMPQRRLHLELEIISETE, encoded by the exons ATGGGTCAGATGGTTGAGTATTTCTCTTGCTTCTTACTGTTCATTTCATTCACCACTTCTGTCCATGGACTGTATATGAATGACTGTAATTCCTCAAGATGTGGGAGCAACGGACCACTGGTCCGGTTTCCATTCCGAATCCAAGGCAAGCAACCAGACCACTGTGGCTATCCTCAACATTGGTTTCTTCTGTCTTGCTCGGAAAATAATGATACTGTTCTGCAGTTGACGCCTTCATGGAAACTCTCCATCAAAAAAATTAACTATAAATCTCAAGTCATCTCTGCATATGATTCTGAAGATTGCCTTCCGAGGAggcttttaaattttaatttatctgTTTCTCCCTTCCTGTTTAATAGCGGATACAATCAGGAATACACGTTATTCAATTGTTCTTCAGAAAATGAAGACCATAATGGCCAAATTCCATGTCTTAGTGGTCTACACTATGCAGTCTATGCTATTTATTCTGATGCAGATATTGGCTACCAGAATCTGCTGTCTTGCACCAAGATACATGACATTTCCTCAGATAATTACCTATATCAGCAGCAAAATATTTTGGAATTGCATTGGTCCGATCCGAATTGTAGATTGTGTGAAACAAAAGGAAAGTATTGTAGATTACAAAGTAACAGCACAGGATCTAGAACTGAATGCTATGCCATGCTCAAACGAG GGTCATCAACCAAGCTAATAACAACAG GTGCAACCCTGGGTTCTATTCTTCTTGTGGGAGCAGTAGTTATGGTCCTCCGAATGTACAGTTCAAACAAAACAGACAGAGAATATCAGTCCAAGATTGACAAGTTATTGGATGATTACAAATCTTTCAAGCCTTCGAGATTTTCTTTTGCTGATATTAAAAGAATGACAAATCAATTCAAGGATGAATTAGGCCGAGGAGCTTATGGAACTGTGTACAAGGGAAAGCTATCTGATGAAATTATGGTTGCTGTTAAGGTCCTTACTAACTCTAAAGGTAATGGTGAGGAGTTTGTGAATGAAGTTGGAACAATAGGCAGAATCCACCATGTGAATGTAGTTCGTTTATTTGGTTTCTGTGCTGATGGGTTTCGTCGAGCTCTGGTTTATGAGTACTTACCCAATGATTCACTGCAGAAGTTCATATCCACATCACATACCAAAAGCCATTTCCTTGGTTGGGGAAGACTTAAACATATCTCTCTTGGCATAGCAAAAGGGATCGATTATCTTCATCAGGGATGTGATCAAAGGATCCTCCATTTCGATATCAAACCACAAAACATCTTGCTTGACCATGATTTCAATCCAAAAGTGTCTGACTTTGGCTTGGCTAAGTTGTGTGGTAAGGATCAAAGTGCAGTGTCTATGACAACTGCTAAAGGGACAATTGGGTACATGGCACCTGAGGTGTTCTCTAGGAATTTTGGGAATGTTTCATATAAGTCCGATGTTTATAGCTTTGGAATGTTGGTGTTGGAAATGGTTGGGGGAAGAAAGATTGGTGAAGAAACAATGGGAAATGATGAGGAAATATATTATCCAGAATGGATGTATAATCTGTTAGAAGTAGGAGAAGATCTAAGGTTGGAGATTGAAGAGGATGGAGATACTCAAATAGCGAAGATACTTGCAATTGTGGGACTATGGTGCATTCAGTGGAATCCAATGGAGCGACCCTCTATGAAAACTGTTGTCCAAATTTTGGAAGGAGAAGGAGACAACTTACCAGTACCTCCTAATCCTTTCACCTCTGCAGTTTCTGCAAGAAAGAATGCAAAAATGCCACAAAGACGGCTTCATCTAGAGCTGGAAATCATTTCAGAAACAGAGTGa